The proteins below are encoded in one region of Pelagibacterium flavum:
- a CDS encoding YqgE/AlgH family protein, translated as MDTLKGQFLVATPDIGDERFAEAVIYLVAHGEDGAMGLVVNKPMDDMHLSDVLAEIDLEGDDNAIRIPERLLHQNVFKGGPVDSSRGFVLHTSDYFRDGNSFAVDGDVCLTATLDVLRAIMSGKGPNASLLALGYCEWSAGQLENELRTNGWLTAAPSKELLFSLPANKKYEAALAALGVTRATLSPVAGNA; from the coding sequence ATGGACACGCTCAAAGGACAGTTCCTCGTCGCAACGCCCGATATTGGCGACGAGCGGTTTGCCGAGGCGGTGATTTATCTCGTAGCGCATGGCGAGGATGGCGCCATGGGGCTGGTCGTCAACAAGCCTATGGATGACATGCATCTGTCCGACGTTCTCGCCGAGATCGATCTCGAAGGAGACGATAACGCCATCCGCATACCTGAACGGCTTTTGCACCAAAACGTCTTCAAGGGCGGCCCCGTCGATTCAAGCCGTGGCTTTGTTCTTCACACCTCCGACTATTTCCGCGACGGCAACTCCTTTGCCGTGGACGGCGACGTGTGCCTGACGGCAACGCTGGATGTGCTGCGCGCCATAATGTCGGGCAAAGGGCCAAATGCGAGCCTTTTGGCCCTGGGGTATTGCGAATGGAGCGCCGGCCAGCTCGAGAACGAATTGCGGACCAATGGCTGGCTGACAGCGGCGCCGTCCAAGGAATTGCTGTTCTCGCTGCCTGCGAACAAGAAGTACGAAGCGGCGCTGGCGGCACTTGGCGTCACGCGGGCCACGCTGAGCCCCGTCGCCGGCAACGCTTAA
- a CDS encoding EAL domain-containing protein, protein MTFKSARFLVFLAVLFVAMAGLAGRAAAFEVVTIPEGINAVNLGAAIDVLPGEDGRVQISTAPGEDGIIRRIEIVSITEGANPNWAVFALRNESDVQIERLLVAPYFRLPGSGVFHPDLGSARITALTPSHGLRPERVPDSEADVFDVVIDPGATVTLVAELQSATLPELYLWEPDAYRDYKNSFTLFRGTVLGISSLAAVFLTIMFVVKGRGVFPATALLAWAVLAYLLIDFGIFGPLIGVSNALIQPFRAAAEAALATTLFAFLFIYLNLHRWHFRFTHVALGLSAVFLALFIYAFFNPALAAGIARTSLALIGLVGLFLVLLLSIRGYDRAVLLVPTWVIYLAWLTYAWMVVSGQVSNDIAQSAVAGGLVLIVMLLGFTAVQHAFSDGQVSIGALSEVERRALAMTGSGDFVFDWNIDRDRVNVSDELAIRLGERKGALRGAIKRWLDRVHPEDRDRFRTALDTLIELKRGKVNSDIRIAGFDGSFRAFRMRVKPVLGGDGQVNRIVGTLQDVTDERAGRDRLLHDAVHDSLTGLPNRQLFLDRLERALLRSREFSEVKPAVFLVDLDKFTDIDERIGHMAADSLLLAVSRRLSRLLRPLDTLARVSGDQFAVVLLSEQSASKIADIAEQMRKALRNPFNFGDRDMTLTASIGITIYDNKPVKAEDVLRDAELAMHYAKRHGGDRIEAFRAATRSIAVYAQALEDDLKEALDRRDLQLLYQPIVDIQNGNRIVGAEALMRWNHPERGQVSPSAFIPLAERTGQIEKLGRLAFEEAAEQARQWVSAIKLPENFFVSVNLSAAQLTSETLLNDMKTLVAQHKSVAGHMKLEITESQVMGNPEHAVYMLEAFKELGLGLALDDFGTGYSSLSYLHRFPFDTIKLPAPFVQIRDDSGISHTQIPIINSVVSLARELDLALIAEGVETEDEIARLKSLNCRYAQGFAFGAAMPGAELQRRLQAQLTGKQP, encoded by the coding sequence ATGACGTTTAAGTCCGCCCGTTTTCTCGTCTTCCTGGCCGTGCTGTTTGTGGCAATGGCCGGGCTTGCTGGACGGGCGGCGGCTTTTGAGGTCGTCACGATCCCCGAAGGGATCAACGCGGTCAATCTCGGTGCGGCAATTGATGTGCTGCCCGGAGAGGACGGGCGCGTTCAGATCAGCACCGCTCCGGGTGAAGACGGAATTATCCGCCGCATCGAAATCGTCTCGATCACAGAAGGGGCCAATCCCAATTGGGCGGTGTTCGCGCTGCGCAATGAGAGCGACGTGCAGATCGAGCGCCTGCTGGTTGCGCCCTATTTCAGACTGCCCGGTTCGGGGGTTTTCCATCCCGATCTCGGATCGGCCCGCATCACGGCCCTGACGCCGAGCCATGGACTGCGCCCCGAACGGGTGCCTGATTCGGAAGCCGACGTCTTCGACGTGGTGATCGATCCGGGCGCTACCGTAACGCTGGTTGCCGAATTGCAGTCCGCCACGCTTCCCGAGCTCTATCTCTGGGAGCCCGATGCGTATCGCGACTACAAGAACTCCTTCACGCTGTTCCGGGGAACCGTGCTGGGCATTTCGAGCCTTGCAGCCGTTTTTTTGACCATCATGTTCGTGGTCAAGGGCAGGGGGGTCTTTCCGGCCACCGCGCTGCTGGCCTGGGCGGTGCTCGCTTATCTGCTGATCGATTTCGGAATATTTGGACCGCTGATCGGCGTTTCCAACGCGCTTATCCAGCCCTTCCGGGCGGCGGCGGAGGCCGCCCTTGCCACGACTCTGTTTGCCTTCCTGTTCATCTATCTCAATCTGCACCGATGGCATTTCAGGTTCACCCATGTTGCGCTGGGCCTGTCGGCGGTCTTTCTTGCGCTTTTCATCTACGCCTTTTTCAACCCGGCTCTTGCCGCAGGCATCGCGCGAACGTCTCTGGCCCTGATCGGGCTTGTGGGTCTGTTTCTGGTTCTGCTGCTATCGATCCGTGGCTACGACCGCGCCGTACTGCTGGTCCCAACCTGGGTGATCTATCTCGCCTGGCTGACCTATGCCTGGATGGTCGTTTCGGGGCAGGTCTCCAACGACATTGCTCAATCTGCCGTCGCCGGCGGCCTTGTGCTGATCGTGATGCTGCTCGGCTTTACCGCGGTCCAGCACGCGTTTTCCGATGGGCAGGTCTCGATCGGCGCGCTATCAGAAGTCGAGCGCCGGGCGCTCGCCATGACGGGTTCGGGCGATTTCGTCTTCGACTGGAACATCGATCGTGATCGGGTGAACGTCTCCGACGAGCTGGCCATCAGGCTCGGCGAGCGCAAGGGGGCCTTGCGCGGTGCCATCAAGCGCTGGCTCGACCGCGTTCATCCCGAAGACCGTGACCGTTTTCGCACGGCGCTCGATACGCTGATCGAGTTGAAACGCGGCAAGGTCAATTCCGATATCCGTATCGCTGGCTTTGACGGCAGCTTTCGCGCTTTTCGCATGCGGGTCAAACCCGTGCTGGGTGGCGATGGGCAGGTCAATCGCATCGTGGGAACGCTTCAGGACGTAACCGACGAGCGCGCCGGGCGCGATCGACTGCTGCACGATGCGGTTCACGACAGCCTCACGGGCCTTCCAAACCGGCAGCTTTTTCTCGACCGGCTCGAGCGGGCGCTGCTGCGCTCACGCGAATTCAGCGAGGTCAAGCCCGCTGTCTTCCTCGTCGATCTCGACAAATTCACCGACATTGACGAACGCATCGGGCACATGGCTGCCGACTCGCTGCTTCTGGCCGTCTCGCGCCGCCTGTCGCGCCTGTTGCGGCCGCTGGACACCCTGGCACGCGTCTCTGGTGACCAGTTCGCCGTCGTGCTGCTTTCCGAGCAATCGGCATCCAAGATCGCCGATATTGCCGAACAGATGCGCAAGGCCCTGCGCAACCCGTTCAATTTCGGCGATCGGGACATGACGCTTACCGCTTCGATCGGCATCACGATTTACGACAACAAGCCCGTCAAGGCAGAAGACGTGCTGCGCGACGCCGAACTCGCCATGCACTACGCCAAGCGCCACGGCGGCGACCGTATCGAAGCCTTCCGCGCCGCAACGCGCTCGATCGCCGTGTATGCCCAGGCTCTGGAAGACGATCTCAAGGAAGCACTCGATCGGCGCGACCTCCAGCTCCTCTACCAACCCATCGTCGACATTCAGAACGGAAATCGCATCGTAGGCGCCGAAGCGCTCATGCGCTGGAATCACCCTGAGCGCGGTCAGGTCAGCCCGTCGGCCTTTATCCCGCTGGCCGAACGGACCGGCCAGATCGAAAAACTGGGTCGGCTGGCTTTTGAGGAGGCGGCTGAACAAGCCCGGCAATGGGTGTCGGCCATCAAGCTGCCTGAGAATTTCTTCGTCTCGGTCAATCTGTCGGCAGCGCAACTGACCAGCGAAACCCTGCTCAACGACATGAAGACGCTCGTGGCGCAGCACAAGTCAGTGGCCGGCCATATGAAGCTCGAAATCACCGAAAGCCAAGTGATGGGCAACCCCGAGCACGCTGTCTATATGCTTGAAGCATTCAAGGAGCTTGGCCTGGGGTTGGCGCTCGATGATTTCGGGACTGGCTATTCGTCGCTGTCTTATCTTCACCGCTTCCCATTCGACACGATCAAGCTACCGGCGCCCTTCGTGCAGATCCGAGACGACAGCGGCATTTCCCATACCCAGATACCGATCATCAATTCGGTAGTCAGCCTGGCGCGTGAGCTCGATCTGGCATTGATCGCCGAAGGCGTGGAAACCGAAGATGAGATTGCCCGGCTCAAGAGCCTCAACTGCCGCTACGCGCAAGGTTTCGCGTTCGGCGCGGCCATGCCCGGCGCCGAACTCCAGCGTCGGCTGCAGGCTCAGCTCACCGGTAAACAGCCTTAA
- a CDS encoding GNAT family N-acetyltransferase: MFTFAAIRQTTPEIRGDGLMLRSPRQNDYAAWRKLRLDSRTFLTPFEPRWSEAELSARSFAARVRRNRRDALYGAEFSLFIFTQSGRLSTLVGGMTLSNVRRRAFQNVTLGYWMGEQFAGKGIMTRSVALILPFVFDTLNLHRIEAACLPDNTASRRVLTANGFREIGIAENYLQINGEWRDHMLFALTREHYDDLAG, translated from the coding sequence ATGTTCACCTTCGCGGCCATCCGCCAGACCACTCCGGAAATTCGTGGCGATGGTCTTATGCTGCGCTCGCCGCGCCAGAACGACTATGCGGCCTGGCGCAAGCTGCGGCTGGACAGCCGGACCTTCCTTACGCCGTTCGAACCGCGTTGGTCCGAGGCCGAACTTTCAGCCCGCAGTTTTGCCGCGCGCGTGCGTCGTAACCGGCGTGACGCACTCTATGGTGCCGAGTTTTCGCTGTTCATCTTTACCCAGAGCGGGCGGCTCTCGACGCTGGTCGGCGGCATGACGCTGTCCAATGTCCGGCGCCGCGCCTTCCAGAACGTCACGCTGGGCTACTGGATGGGTGAACAATTTGCGGGAAAGGGCATTATGACGCGCTCGGTTGCCCTGATCTTGCCGTTTGTCTTCGACACGCTAAACCTTCACCGCATCGAGGCGGCGTGTCTGCCCGACAACACGGCATCACGGCGCGTTCTCACGGCCAACGGCTTCCGCGAAATCGGAATCGCCGAAAATTATCTCCAGATCAACGGCGAGTGGAGAGATCACATGCTGTTTGCGCTCACGCGCGAGCACTACGACGATCTCGCCGGTTGA
- a CDS encoding M16 family metallopeptidase, whose protein sequence is MTVRTTTLDNGMTVITDAMPHLESAALGVWVKSGSRSETEQQHGVSHLLEHMAFKGTTRRSAREIAETIESVGGDINAATSIEHTGYFARVLKDDVALAADILSDILQNSVFDENELAREQRVICQEIGATHDNPDDHVFDLFQEAAFPDQPIGRTILGTEGSVRGFSADTIRAYMDQHYVGDQMVISAAGNVNHDELVDLAHDRFHQLKRSGAPVPEKANYVGGEFREVSDHEQAHIVLGLEGRPYNSDGFYAAQILSSILGGGMSSRLFQEVRERRGLCYSVYAFHWAFADSGVFGVAAATGAEDVEELLPVMLEELQKSTRDITDAEVSRVRAQIRAGLLMSLESPSSRAGQLARQQILWGRPIPLQETVDRINRIDAERVRHVAGQMFSGAKPAIAGIGPVKGIPDYSRVADSFK, encoded by the coding sequence TTGACCGTACGCACAACGACCCTCGATAATGGGATGACCGTTATCACCGACGCCATGCCGCATCTGGAAAGTGCGGCGCTGGGTGTCTGGGTCAAGTCCGGTTCGCGCAGCGAAACCGAGCAGCAGCACGGTGTCTCGCACCTTCTCGAACACATGGCCTTCAAGGGAACGACCCGGCGGTCGGCCCGCGAGATTGCCGAGACAATCGAATCGGTGGGTGGCGACATCAACGCTGCGACGTCGATCGAACATACTGGCTACTTCGCCCGCGTCCTCAAGGACGACGTGGCTCTTGCCGCCGATATTCTCTCCGACATTCTGCAGAACTCGGTCTTCGATGAGAACGAGTTGGCACGTGAACAGCGGGTCATCTGTCAGGAGATCGGGGCGACCCATGACAATCCCGACGACCACGTCTTCGATCTGTTTCAGGAAGCGGCCTTTCCCGACCAGCCTATCGGGCGGACGATTCTGGGCACCGAGGGATCGGTGCGTGGCTTCAGCGCCGACACCATCCGCGCCTATATGGATCAGCACTATGTGGGTGATCAGATGGTGATTTCGGCGGCCGGTAACGTCAATCACGACGAACTGGTCGATCTTGCCCATGACCGGTTCCACCAGCTCAAGCGCTCCGGAGCGCCGGTGCCGGAAAAAGCCAATTATGTCGGGGGCGAGTTCAGGGAAGTCTCCGACCACGAGCAGGCCCATATCGTGCTTGGACTCGAAGGCCGGCCATATAATTCCGATGGCTTTTATGCCGCCCAGATCCTGTCTTCGATCCTGGGCGGGGGCATGAGCTCGCGCCTTTTCCAGGAAGTTCGCGAGCGGCGGGGCCTGTGCTATTCCGTCTATGCTTTCCACTGGGCCTTTGCCGACAGCGGTGTGTTTGGCGTGGCAGCGGCAACCGGCGCCGAGGACGTGGAAGAACTTTTGCCCGTCATGCTCGAGGAACTGCAGAAATCGACCCGCGACATCACCGATGCCGAGGTCAGCCGCGTCCGTGCACAGATCAGGGCGGGGCTCCTGATGTCACTCGAAAGCCCGTCCTCACGGGCCGGTCAGTTGGCGCGGCAACAGATCCTGTGGGGCCGGCCCATTCCCCTTCAGGAAACGGTCGATCGCATCAACCGCATCGATGCAGAACGTGTGCGCCACGTCGCCGGCCAGATGTTTTCCGGAGCCAAGCCGGCAATCGCAGGCATCGGTCCGGTAAAGGGCATCCCTGATTATTCGCGCGTGGCGGACAGTTTCAAATAG
- the thrC gene encoding threonine synthase: MQYVSTRGQAPALGFCDVVLAGLARDGGLYVPAEWPEFTAEEIHNFGNRPYQDVALAVISKFVGDEIDQDDLKAMIKSAYSGFNHPSVTPLTELEPGHFVLELWHGPTLAFKDVAMQFLARVIDHILGQRGERATIVGATSGDTGSAAIEAFRGRQNTDIFILHPKGRTSEIQRRQMTTVLDDNVFNIALEGTFDDCQAVVKAMFNDFAFRDGAKLSGVNSINWGRIAAQVVYYFTSAVALGAPHRKITFVVPTGNFGDIFAGYVAKRMGLPVEKLVVATNSNDILRRAIKFGRYDKRGVAQTVSPSMDIEVSSNFERLLFEALDRDGDKTAALFASLAQSGGFTIPEPALDKIREEFGTGMADETATKTIIADVLDNSNYLIDPHTAVGVAVARGFNFGHTPLITLSTAHPAKFPETVEAATGRHPELPAHMADLGTREERFTVLANDETVVKDYIRAKTRAWED; encoded by the coding sequence ATGCAGTATGTCAGCACGCGCGGTCAGGCGCCCGCGCTCGGATTTTGTGACGTTGTGCTGGCCGGACTGGCACGGGATGGCGGGCTCTATGTTCCTGCCGAATGGCCCGAGTTCACCGCCGAGGAAATCCATAATTTCGGCAACCGCCCCTATCAGGATGTCGCGCTCGCCGTGATCTCGAAATTTGTGGGCGACGAGATCGATCAGGACGACCTCAAGGCCATGATCAAATCGGCCTATTCCGGGTTCAATCACCCCTCGGTTACTCCGCTGACCGAACTCGAGCCGGGCCATTTCGTGCTTGAGCTCTGGCACGGCCCGACCTTGGCCTTCAAGGACGTCGCCATGCAGTTTCTGGCGCGGGTTATCGATCATATCCTCGGCCAGCGCGGTGAGCGGGCGACGATTGTCGGCGCCACCTCTGGCGATACCGGCTCGGCTGCCATCGAAGCTTTCCGCGGGCGCCAGAACACTGACATCTTCATTCTCCACCCCAAGGGCCGCACCTCGGAAATCCAACGCCGTCAGATGACGACGGTGCTTGATGACAATGTTTTCAACATCGCGCTCGAAGGCACGTTTGACGATTGCCAGGCGGTCGTCAAAGCCATGTTCAATGATTTCGCGTTCCGTGACGGTGCCAAACTGAGCGGCGTCAATTCGATCAACTGGGGCCGTATCGCCGCGCAGGTGGTCTATTACTTCACCTCCGCGGTTGCGCTGGGGGCACCGCACCGCAAGATCACCTTTGTGGTTCCGACAGGCAATTTCGGCGACATCTTTGCCGGCTACGTCGCAAAGCGCATGGGCTTGCCGGTGGAAAAGCTGGTGGTCGCCACCAACTCCAACGACATTCTGCGTCGGGCCATCAAATTCGGCCGTTATGACAAGCGCGGTGTGGCGCAAACCGTCAGCCCTTCGATGGATATCGAGGTATCGTCGAATTTCGAACGCTTGCTGTTCGAAGCGCTCGACCGCGATGGCGACAAGACGGCAGCCTTGTTTGCCTCGTTGGCTCAATCGGGGGGCTTTACCATCCCCGAACCGGCGCTCGACAAGATCCGCGAGGAATTCGGAACCGGTATGGCCGACGAAACGGCCACCAAAACGATCATTGCCGACGTTCTGGACAATTCCAACTACCTCATCGATCCGCACACTGCAGTTGGTGTCGCGGTCGCGAGGGGCTTTAACTTCGGGCACACCCCGCTCATCACGCTTTCGACCGCCCACCCGGCCAAGTTCCCTGAAACGGTCGAAGCCGCGACTGGCCGCCACCCCGAACTGCCCGCGCATATGGCCGATCTGGGAACCCGCGAGGAGCGCTTCACGGTGCTGGCCAATGACGAGACCGTCGTGAAAGACTATATCCGCGCCAAGACACGCGCCTGGGAGGACTGA
- a CDS encoding SURF1 family protein: MSDSRRSENALTADARQPRSYWGFRQISFVVLMAGLTALFIALGTWQVERLAEKEALIAAVEARFDLEPQPFPAPGDWDALDPEALDYARFELTGTFDNTETVLVFTNLPDPAGPYGGVGYWVMAPFSLEQGGIVWVNRGFIPDAAAADFADGGDAPEGQVTLEAIARRPEQANSFTPDPDFGERREWVRNPERLSAFLDDAAGPIAPVTLDRIAREPGELPQGGETQITFPNRHLEYAGTWYLFAAITPIMLGFWLWRQRRPRNLAHEEKDN; this comes from the coding sequence TTGAGCGATTCACGGAGAAGCGAAAATGCTCTGACGGCGGATGCCCGTCAGCCCCGAAGCTATTGGGGCTTCAGGCAGATCAGCTTCGTGGTGCTCATGGCAGGGCTGACCGCTCTGTTCATCGCGCTGGGCACCTGGCAGGTCGAACGCCTCGCCGAAAAGGAGGCGTTGATCGCGGCGGTCGAAGCTCGCTTCGACCTTGAGCCCCAGCCATTTCCCGCCCCTGGAGACTGGGACGCGCTCGATCCGGAAGCATTGGATTATGCGCGGTTTGAACTGACCGGCACGTTCGACAACACTGAAACAGTTCTGGTTTTCACCAACCTGCCCGATCCGGCCGGCCCCTATGGCGGGGTCGGATATTGGGTCATGGCCCCATTCTCGCTCGAGCAGGGCGGCATCGTCTGGGTCAATCGTGGCTTCATCCCCGATGCCGCTGCCGCCGATTTTGCCGATGGCGGCGATGCGCCAGAGGGCCAGGTGACCCTCGAGGCGATCGCGCGCCGCCCTGAACAGGCCAACAGTTTTACCCCTGACCCCGATTTCGGGGAGCGGCGTGAGTGGGTCCGTAACCCTGAGCGGCTCTCTGCCTTTCTCGACGATGCGGCCGGGCCGATAGCACCGGTAACACTCGACAGGATCGCGCGAGAGCCCGGTGAACTGCCGCAGGGGGGCGAAACCCAGATTACCTTTCCAAACCGGCACCTCGAATATGCCGGCACCTGGTATCTGTTTGCGGCCATCACGCCGATAATGCTCGGCTTCTGGCTCTGGCGTCAGCGGCGGCCCAGAAATCTTGCTCATGAGGAAAAGGACAATTAG
- a CDS encoding DUF983 domain-containing protein produces the protein MAEHSEGLSPLATGLKGRCPRCGEGHLFTGFLTVAESCDACGLDFSFADSGDGPAVLIMFPVGTIVVAGWLITDALFGWPAVAQLAIWLPMTLILSLLMLRPFKGAMINLQYKTGARPGGELGERDDT, from the coding sequence ATGGCTGAACATTCTGAGGGGCTTTCCCCACTCGCGACCGGACTCAAGGGCCGCTGTCCGCGCTGTGGCGAAGGCCATCTTTTTACCGGCTTCCTCACGGTCGCCGAAAGCTGCGATGCCTGCGGGCTCGATTTTTCCTTCGCCGATAGCGGCGATGGTCCCGCGGTGCTGATCATGTTTCCGGTCGGAACGATAGTGGTGGCCGGCTGGCTCATTACCGACGCGCTGTTCGGTTGGCCCGCTGTCGCGCAACTGGCCATCTGGCTGCCCATGACCTTGATCCTGTCGCTGCTGATGCTGCGACCCTTCAAGGGCGCTATGATAAACCTGCAGTACAAGACCGGCGCGCGGCCCGGCGGCGAATTGGGCGAACGGGACGACACCTAG
- a CDS encoding cytochrome c oxidase subunit 3 produces the protein MAAHAKNHDYHLVDLSPWPFVGSVSAFIMAVGGIMWMHGGVPWLFAAGLVGVLYTMFAWWADVIKEANSGYHTPVVQLHHRYGMILFIASEIMFFVAWFWAYFEAAFYPDEIAQVGRVAFTGGVWPPQGVEVFDPWHLPLFNTLVLLLSGTTVTWAHHALLEDDREGLKWGLILTVLLGALFSTVQVLEYTQAHFSFSGNIYGATFFMATGFHGFHVFIGTIFLLVCLIRAYAGQFTPKQHLGFEFAAWYWHFVDVVWLFLFASIYVWGSWGATIGGH, from the coding sequence ATGGCAGCCCATGCAAAGAACCATGACTACCACCTGGTAGATTTGAGCCCGTGGCCCTTCGTGGGCTCGGTCTCGGCCTTCATTATGGCCGTCGGCGGCATCATGTGGATGCACGGTGGCGTGCCCTGGCTGTTCGCTGCCGGCCTGGTCGGCGTGCTCTACACCATGTTCGCCTGGTGGGCTGATGTGATCAAGGAAGCCAATTCCGGCTATCATACCCCGGTTGTCCAGCTTCACCACCGCTATGGGATGATCCTGTTCATCGCTTCGGAAATTATGTTTTTTGTGGCCTGGTTCTGGGCCTATTTTGAAGCGGCATTCTACCCTGATGAAATCGCCCAGGTCGGTCGCGTTGCCTTCACCGGCGGCGTCTGGCCGCCGCAGGGCGTCGAAGTGTTCGACCCCTGGCATCTGCCGCTGTTCAACACGCTGGTTCTCCTGCTTTCCGGTACCACCGTCACCTGGGCGCACCACGCGCTTTTGGAAGACGACCGCGAGGGCCTGAAATGGGGGTTGATCCTCACCGTGCTGCTCGGTGCATTGTTCTCCACCGTCCAGGTGCTTGAATATACGCAGGCCCATTTCTCGTTCTCGGGAAATATTTATGGCGCCACGTTCTTTATGGCCACCGGGTTCCACGGCTTCCATGTGTTCATCGGCACCATTTTCCTTCTGGTCTGCCTGATCCGCGCCTATGCCGGCCAGTTTACGCCCAAGCAGCATCTGGGCTTCGAGTTTGCTGCCTGGTACTGGCATTTCGTTGACGTGGTCTGGTTGTTTCTTTTTGCCTCGATCTATGTCTGGGGCTCCTGGGGCGCAACGATCGGCGGCCACTAA
- a CDS encoding cytochrome c oxidase assembly protein, which yields MAAIDHTPAPGGNKKTLLWLVGIPTVMLGLSFASVPLYDIFCRVTGYGGTTQVAEQNAKGVIAREMAVRFDATVDGGMPLRVEPASVETNAIGTISTITYRATNLSDEPLRTTASFNVTPESTGIYFNKIECFCFTEQVLAPNETVEMPVTYFVDPDLDENSELRTIRQITLSYTFHDS from the coding sequence ATGGCGGCGATCGATCACACTCCGGCCCCCGGCGGCAACAAAAAGACGCTCCTCTGGCTGGTCGGCATTCCGACCGTAATGCTGGGACTGTCGTTCGCCTCCGTGCCGCTTTACGACATTTTCTGCCGGGTCACAGGCTATGGCGGAACAACCCAGGTGGCCGAACAGAATGCCAAGGGCGTTATCGCCCGCGAAATGGCCGTCCGGTTTGACGCGACCGTCGATGGCGGCATGCCGCTGCGTGTAGAGCCGGCCAGCGTCGAGACCAATGCTATCGGCACCATATCGACAATTACCTATCGCGCCACCAACCTGTCCGACGAACCGCTGCGCACTACGGCGAGCTTCAACGTGACGCCGGAAAGCACCGGCATCTATTTCAACAAGATCGAGTGTTTCTGCTTTACAGAACAGGTGCTCGCGCCCAATGAAACCGTCGAAATGCCGGTGACCTATTTTGTCGACCCGGACCTCGACGAAAATTCCGAATTGCGTACAATCCGCCAGATTACGCTGTCTTACACATTTCACGATTCCTAA
- a CDS encoding heme o synthase has product MAYADDSDSTTSVHLGGQVEDYLELLKPRVMQLVVFTGVVGMLVAPGGINPVIGFIAILCIAVGAGASGALNMWYDADIDAIMSRTLNRPIPSGRVTRENALVFGITLSGFSVATLGLATNWLAAGLLAFTIFFYAVIYTMWLKRSTPQNIVIGGAAGAFPPMIGWAAVTGTVSWDALILFMIIFLWTPPHFWALALYKKGDYEAAGIPMLPNVAGERATQNQIVVYTVLLTAIGFGPVLTGLVGWFYAVPATILGVVFSVLAVRLRFSEGVEMKRRARVLFTYSLLYLFVLFVALLADVGLIRWFGVL; this is encoded by the coding sequence TTGGCTTACGCAGACGACAGCGACTCGACCACATCCGTCCATCTGGGCGGGCAGGTGGAAGACTATCTGGAGCTTTTAAAGCCCCGGGTGATGCAGCTTGTCGTCTTTACGGGCGTTGTTGGCATGCTGGTGGCGCCCGGTGGCATCAATCCGGTCATCGGCTTTATCGCTATACTGTGCATTGCCGTGGGAGCAGGGGCCTCGGGCGCGCTTAACATGTGGTACGATGCCGACATCGACGCCATCATGAGCCGCACGCTGAACCGCCCCATTCCCTCGGGGCGTGTGACGCGCGAGAACGCGCTGGTCTTCGGCATCACCCTTTCCGGATTTTCCGTCGCGACGCTGGGCCTCGCCACCAATTGGCTGGCCGCCGGACTTCTGGCCTTCACGATCTTTTTCTATGCCGTCATTTATACGATGTGGCTCAAGCGCTCGACGCCGCAGAATATCGTGATCGGCGGCGCGGCGGGTGCGTTCCCGCCGATGATCGGCTGGGCGGCCGTGACCGGGACGGTCTCCTGGGACGCGCTGATCCTGTTTATGATCATCTTTTTGTGGACGCCGCCCCATTTCTGGGCGCTGGCGCTCTACAAGAAGGGCGACTACGAGGCCGCGGGCATCCCCATGCTGCCCAATGTTGCCGGCGAGCGAGCCACCCAGAACCAGATTGTCGTCTATACGGTCCTGCTGACCGCCATCGGGTTCGGCCCGGTGCTGACCGGTCTGGTGGGCTGGTTCTATGCCGTCCCGGCAACCATTCTCGGTGTCGTGTTCTCGGTCCTCGCCGTTCGTCTTCGCTTCTCGGAAGGCGTTGAAATGAAACGGCGGGCCCGCGTCCTTTTCACCTATTCCCTGCTGTACCTGTTTGTGTTGTTCGTAGCGCTCCTGGCCGATGTGGGCCTGATCAGATGGTTCGGAGTACTTTAA